A stretch of the Teredinibacter haidensis genome encodes the following:
- the apbC gene encoding iron-sulfur cluster carrier protein ApbC: protein MSSDLMQQVDSALTAVVLPEIGGQSLRAICELSAHENGVRILVNQGVHDDELTRRIQSDIARALSPLDQERVEVGFNIAVLPAKSLQAANVSSVPGVKNIVAVASGKGGVGKSTTTVNIALALALAGAKVGVLDADIYGPSQPQMLGVADKRPEMHGPNMIEPIDALGLKMISMGNLVTDKTPMVWRGPMVSGALQQLLQSTHWDDIDYLVIDMPPGTGDIQLTLSQAVPVSGSVIVTTPQDIALLDARKGIEMFTKVNIPVFGIVENMSTHICSNCGHAEAIFGEAGGEALADEYGVSVLGRLPLTLAIREQTDAGTPPVVADPDSAVSKEYRSIASHVALALWQQSLAGNAGPEISFSDD from the coding sequence ATGAGTAGTGACCTAATGCAGCAGGTAGATTCAGCTTTAACGGCGGTGGTTTTACCAGAGATCGGTGGGCAAAGCCTGCGCGCAATTTGCGAGCTGTCGGCGCACGAAAATGGTGTGCGTATATTGGTTAATCAGGGCGTGCACGATGACGAGCTGACCCGGCGCATCCAGTCGGATATTGCGCGGGCATTGTCGCCGTTGGATCAGGAGCGGGTAGAGGTGGGCTTCAACATCGCCGTGCTGCCAGCAAAATCCTTACAGGCGGCGAATGTCAGCAGTGTTCCCGGAGTGAAGAATATTGTTGCCGTGGCATCGGGTAAGGGTGGCGTGGGTAAATCGACGACAACGGTAAATATAGCGCTGGCGCTGGCGCTGGCGGGAGCGAAGGTGGGCGTGCTGGATGCTGATATCTATGGCCCCAGCCAGCCACAGATGCTGGGCGTAGCTGATAAACGTCCTGAAATGCACGGCCCCAACATGATTGAGCCTATTGATGCCCTGGGTTTGAAAATGATATCCATGGGCAATCTGGTCACCGATAAAACGCCGATGGTATGGCGGGGGCCAATGGTGAGTGGTGCTTTACAGCAGTTGTTACAAAGCACTCACTGGGACGACATTGACTATCTTGTAATCGATATGCCGCCGGGAACGGGTGATATCCAGTTGACCTTATCTCAAGCTGTACCGGTTTCTGGCTCTGTGATTGTGACCACGCCCCAGGACATTGCGCTGCTGGACGCTCGCAAAGGTATTGAAATGTTTACCAAGGTGAATATTCCGGTATTCGGTATTGTGGAGAATATGTCGACCCATATTTGCTCCAATTGTGGTCATGCCGAGGCCATCTTTGGTGAGGCTGGCGGTGAGGCTCTGGCAGATGAGTATGGTGTAAGTGTCCTTGGTCGTTTACCGCTGACACTTGCCATTCGTGAGCAAACCGATGCGGGTACACCACCTGTGGTTGCCGATCCTGATTCTGCCGTCAGCAAGGAATACCGTAGTATTGCCAGCCATGTGGCTCTGGCCTTATGGCAGCAGTCATTGGCGGGAAATGCTGGCCCGGAGATTTCTTTTTCCGACGATTAA